The following coding sequences lie in one Arabidopsis thaliana chromosome 3, partial sequence genomic window:
- the PDF2 gene encoding prefoldin 2 (prefoldin 2 (PDF2); FUNCTIONS IN: unfolded protein binding; INVOLVED IN: protein folding; LOCATED IN: prefoldin complex; EXPRESSED IN: 22 plant structures; EXPRESSED DURING: 13 growth stages; CONTAINS InterPro DOMAIN/s: Prefoldin beta-like (InterPro:IPR002777), Prefoldin (InterPro:IPR009053); Has 423 Blast hits to 423 proteins in 206 species: Archae - 15; Bacteria - 0; Metazoa - 139; Fungi - 122; Plants - 68; Viruses - 0; Other Eukaryotes - 79 (source: NCBI BLink).) produces the protein MASKSGSGGLREPPNEQAVLNMYEGKRSELSQIYSNITDLEMQVSEHSLVINAIQPLDQSRKCFRMIGGVLVERTIKEVLPAVQRNKDGLEEVVRKLYETLEKKKKDLTEFEAKYKIRITKQEDNKEGGNKKEGNAQGVLVGAASSSQ, from the coding sequence ATGGCCAGCAAATCTGGAAGCGGTGGCCTAAGAGAACCGCCGAATGAGCAAGCTGTTTTGAACATGTATGAAGGCAAGAGATCAGAGCTAAGCCAAATCTACTCCAACATAACCGACCTCGAGATGCAAGTGAGCGAACATTCTCTGGTCATTAACGCCATTCAGCCTCTCGACCAATCGAGGAAATGCTTCCGCATGATAGGAGGCGTTCTTGTCGAAAGAACCATCAAAGAGGTACTACCAGCTGTCCAACGTAACAAGGACGGACTTGAAGAGGTTGTGAGGAAGCTATACGAGACattggagaaaaagaagaaagatcttaCAGAGTTTGAAGCTAAGTATAAGATCAGGATAACGaaacaagaagataacaaGGAAGGAGGTAACAAGAAGGAAGGTAATGCTCAAGGTGTTCTTGTTGGAGCTGCCAGTTCAAGCCAGTAA
- a CDS encoding Seed maturation protein (Seed maturation protein; CONTAINS InterPro DOMAIN/s: Seed maturation protein (InterPro:IPR007011); BEST Arabidopsis thaliana protein match is: Seed maturation protein (TAIR:AT3G22500.1); Has 198 Blast hits to 183 proteins in 40 species: Archae - 2; Bacteria - 41; Metazoa - 7; Fungi - 0; Plants - 144; Viruses - 3; Other Eukaryotes - 1 (source: NCBI BLink).) codes for MSQEEQPKRPQEPVTYGDVFEVSGELADKPIAPEDANMMQAAETRVFGHTQKGGAAAVMQSAATANKRGGFVHPGDTTDLAAERGVTVAQTDVPGARVTTEFVGGQVVGQYVEPRPVATAAAMEAEVVGLSLQSAITIGEALEATVQTAGNKPVDQSDAAAIQAAEVRACGTNVIAPGGIAASAQSAANHNATIDRDEDKIKLIDVLAGATGKLAADKAVTRQDAEGVVSAELRNNPNLSTHPGGVAASITAAARLNERADI; via the exons atgagTCAAGAAGAACAACCAAAGCGGCCACAAGAGCCAGTCACTTACGGTGACGTTTTTGAAGTCTCCGGTGAACTCGCTGATAAGCCTATAGCGCCGGAGGATGCAAACATGATGCAAGCAGCGGAGACACGTGTGTTTGGCCACACTCAGAAAGGCGGTGCAGCGGCAGTCATGCAGTCTGCAGCCACTGCTAATAAACGCGGTGGCTTTGTCCATCCAGGTGACACAACTGATCTCGCCGCTGAACGAGGCGTCACAGTGGCGCAAACTGACGTCCCTGGTGCACGTGTCACAACAGAATTCGTCGGTGGACAG GTCGTTGGACAATACGTCGAGCCTAGGCCAGTGGCGACTGCGGCAGCTATGGAAGCAGAAGTTGTGGGTTTGAGTTTACAAAGTGCAATAACGATTGGAGAAGCATTGGAAGCGACTGTGCAAACCGCTGGAAACAAACCGGTGGATCAAAGCGACGCAGCAGCGATTCAAGCGGCAGAGGTTAGAGCTTGTGGCACTAATGTGATTGCTCCTGGTGGAATCGCCGCTTCTGCTCAATCAGCAGCAAATCACAACGCTACCATAGACCGTGATGAGGATAAAATCAAGCTCATTGATGTTTTGGCG GGTGCGACCGGGAAGTTAGCCGCAGATAAAGCTGTGACCAGGCAGGACGCAGAGGGAGTGGTGAGCGCTGAGCTGAGGAACAATCCTAATTTGTCTACTCACCCTGGTGGTGTAGCGGCTTCTATTACTGCCGCCGCTAGGCTTAACGAGAGAGCTGATATATGA
- the ATECP31 gene encoding Seed maturation protein (LATE EMBRYOGENESIS ABUNDANT PROTEIN ECP31 (ATECP31); FUNCTIONS IN: molecular_function unknown; INVOLVED IN: embryo development ending in seed dormancy; LOCATED IN: cellular_component unknown; EXPRESSED IN: seed; CONTAINS InterPro DOMAIN/s: Seed maturation protein (InterPro:IPR007011); BEST Arabidopsis thaliana protein match is: Seed maturation protein (TAIR:AT3G22490.1); Has 174 Blast hits to 167 proteins in 32 species: Archae - 0; Bacteria - 36; Metazoa - 4; Fungi - 0; Plants - 134; Viruses - 0; Other Eukaryotes - 0 (source: NCBI BLink).), whose product MSQEQPRRPREPVKYGDVFEVSGELADKPIAPEDAKMMQSAETHVFGHTQKGGPAAVMQSAATTNIRGGFVHPDDKTELVAERGATVEQTVPAATVTTEFVGGQVVGQHVEPRRVVAAARTDEEALQSTITIGEALEATVKTAGNKPVDQSDAAAIQAAEMRASGTNVIALAGVAASAQSAADHNATVDRDERKIKLRDVLTGAAGKLSADRAVTREDAEGVVSAEMRNNPKLCTHPGGVAASLTVAARLNERVDI is encoded by the exons atgagCCAAGAGCAACCAAGGAGGCCAAGAGAGCCAGTCAAATACGGGGACGTTTTTGAAGTCTCCGGTGAACTCGCTGATAAGCCCATAGCACCTGAGGATGCAAAGATGATGCAATCCGCGGAGACACATGTGTTCGGCCATACTCAGAAAGGCGGTCCAGCTGCGGTCATGCAATCTGCAGCCACCACCAATATACGCGGTGGCTTTGTCCATCCAGATGACAAAACTGAGCTTGTCGCTGAACGAGGCGCCACAGTGGAGCAAACGGTCCCTGCTGCAACTGTCACAACCGAATTCGTCGGTGGACAG GTCGTTGGACAACACGTTGAACCGAGGCGTGTAGTCGCTGCTGCGCGTACGGACGAAGAAGCTTTGCAAAGTACAATAACGATTGGAGAAGCACTGGAAGCAACTGTGAAGACAGCTGGAAACAAACCTGTGGATCAAAGCGACGCCGCAGCGATTCAAGCGGCAGAGATGAGAGCTTCCGGTACCAACGTCATTGCTCTAGCTGGAGTCGCCGCTTCAGCTCAATCTGCAGCGGATCACAACGCTACCGTAGATCGTGACGAGAGGAAAATCAAGCTTCGTGATGTTTTGACg GGTGCAGCAGGGAAGTTATCGGCAGACAGAGCTGTGACGAGGGAAGATGCCGAGGGAGTGGTGAGCGCAGAGATGAGGAATAACCCTAAATTGTGTACTCACCCTGGTGGTGTAGCGGCTTCTCTTACCGTCGCTGCTAGGCTTAACGAGAGAGTTGATATATGA
- a CDS encoding heat shock protein (unknown protein; FUNCTIONS IN: molecular_function unknown; INVOLVED IN: biological_process unknown; LOCATED IN: plasma membrane; EXPRESSED IN: 25 plant structures; EXPRESSED DURING: 15 growth stages; BEST Arabidopsis thaliana protein match is: unknown protein (TAIR:AT4G14830.1); Has 77 Blast hits to 77 proteins in 12 species: Archae - 0; Bacteria - 0; Metazoa - 0; Fungi - 0; Plants - 77; Viruses - 0; Other Eukaryotes - 0 (source: NCBI BLink).) — translation MILIPVKIQSLFSYLLLLNLIQSIDKPNPEAMRVHPIPRNINNTLIHHHHHNPTREPGKNLRRLPHIFNRVLELPLRSEADVAVEERHDCFRFVAETVGLCNGDGEMRAYMVEIHPGITKIVVRTNGSSSLGLSLDELELDVWRFRLPESTRPELVTVACVDGDLIVTVPKNAEEEDDDGGGGDFGQGIGSGRLVLVQ, via the coding sequence atgattttgattccCGTAAAGATTCAATCACTTTTCTCATATCTCTTGTTACTGAATTTGATCCAATCGATCGATAAACCAAACCCAGAAGCTATGAGAGTGCACCCAATTCCCAgaaacatcaacaacacattgatccatcatcatcatcataaccCGACCCGAGAACCCGGAAAGAATCTCCGACGATTACCACATATCTTCAACCGTGTTCTGGAGCTACCATTGAGGTCAGAAGCAGATGTAGCAGTGGAAGAGAGACACGACTGTTTTCGATTTGTGGCGGAGACGGTAGGTCTCTGTAACGGCGATGGAGAAATGAGGGCTTATATGGTTGAGATTCATCCTGGTATAACCAAGATCGTTGTGAGGACAAATGGgtcttcttctcttggttTGTCTTTAGACGAATTAGAGCTTGACGTGTGGCGTTTTAGGTTACCGGAATCAACTAGGCCTGAGCTTGTTACTGTTGCTTGTGTTGATGGTGATTTGATTGTTACTGTGCCTAAGaatgctgaagaagaagatgatgatggtggtggtggtgatttTGGACAAGGTATTGGTAGTGGAAGGCTTGTGCTTGTTCAGTGA
- a CDS encoding hypothetical protein (DUF1677) (Protein of unknown function (DUF1677); CONTAINS InterPro DOMAIN/s: Protein of unknown function DUF1677, plant (InterPro:IPR012876); BEST Arabidopsis thaliana protein match is: Protein of unknown function (DUF1677) (TAIR:AT4G14819.1); Has 245 Blast hits to 245 proteins in 14 species: Archae - 0; Bacteria - 0; Metazoa - 0; Fungi - 0; Plants - 245; Viruses - 0; Other Eukaryotes - 0 (source: NCBI BLink).): MEIESVRCECCGLMEDCTQDYISEVKSNFDNKWLCGLCSEAVRDEVSRRKMTTVDEAVKAHVSFCGKFKKDNPAVHVADGMRQMLRRRSGELTNSSTSKKFGRSNTTKLY; the protein is encoded by the coding sequence ATGGAGATCGAATCCGTGAGATGTGAGTGTTGTGGGTTAATGGAAGATTGCACACAAGACTACATTAGTGAGGTCAAATCTAACTTCGACAACAAGTGGCTCTGTGGTCTCTGCTCCGAAGCCGTGAGGGACGAAGTGAGTCGCCGGAAGATGACCACAGTTGATGAAGCCGTCAAGGCCCACGTGTCGTTTTGTGGCAAGTTTAAAAAAGATAATCCGGCGGTTCATGTCGCTGATGGTATGAGGCAGATGCTACGGAGGAGGTCCGGTGAGTTGACGAATTCCTCTACGTCCAAGAAGTTTGGTAGATCTAACACCACCAAGTTGTACTGa
- a CDS encoding spindle assembly abnormal protein (unknown protein; INVOLVED IN: biological_process unknown; LOCATED IN: chloroplast stroma, chloroplast, chloroplast envelope; EXPRESSED IN: 24 plant structures; EXPRESSED DURING: 13 growth stages; BEST Arabidopsis thaliana protein match is: unknown protein (TAIR:AT4G14840.1); Has 717 Blast hits to 703 proteins in 179 species: Archae - 14; Bacteria - 134; Metazoa - 141; Fungi - 74; Plants - 209; Viruses - 0; Other Eukaryotes - 145 (source: NCBI BLink).) gives MSAPIYSPIDMQEIVQNPPGFDTEPVPISTYRDNEPVPLSTYRENDSDHLDATQQENDDFWENGFSREEAIEDPEPSQAKENGKRSVDNSAFTHGETDLNQLPAIPPVSTGQGLPYAPVDWPSPGDVWTWRVGRRVTAMGYHQDRFLILPQRLQQKHVPKSFASKPQLARYLESDFPGMDADAFFASFSWKVPALFQPANKVDAASLFEETPKEVQTEVGQNDENAQDGKGNSRYSQRKRKPMPTPQTYEPVEAKPKSTPRGSSNKKKKGATTPATGPQSSTKPKPSRQSGRRTSIQQRGGAVDLNFLNEEESEPATAPKTSNKRKKRGVNYEEEDVSIPHIYVSPMNGVLAVSHSPIDVNPEEFDSYLNSLDNLMQQPPEEVGRDSSVLVSVSSPMREYEWAEARMKISSLLEKDFTTLFLSKDAAEIAALATKLRKDPNLTAEEIVRLKLMEEIPTFSEVFQENKGVIEEADRFFSALELNKAKVASLKYEYSDLKEKLGSIQMEVDTNSETIRQIDDQIAQLQARRSELKRYIGTKEKERVDLSYGQKMVANSIPKVVQEVQSANLKKPEWECKKDNALKREAEILSKFTPLKGFFL, from the exons ATGTCTGCTCCTATCTATTCTCCGATAGATATGCAAGAGATTGTTCAAAATCCTCCTGG GTTTGATACGGAACCAGTCCCAATCAGTACTTACCGAGACAATGAACCTGTCCCGCTTTCAACTTACCGAGAAAATGATTCAGATCATCTCGACGCCACTCAGCAAGAGAACGATGACTTTTGGGAAAACGGTTTCAGTAGGGAAGAGGCCATTGAAGATCCAGAGCCTTCTCAGGCAAAGGAAAATGGAAAGAGAAGTGTAGACAACAGCGCTTTCACTCATGGGGAAACTGATCTCAATCAACTTCCTGCGATTCCTCCGGTTTCAACTGGTCAAGGTTTGCCGTATGCCCCTGTTGATTGGCCAAGCCCTGGTGATGTATGGACTTGGAGAGTTGGGAGGAGAGTGACTGCTATGGGGTATCATCAGGATAGGTTTCTTATTCTCCCTCAAAGGCTTCAGCAAAAGCATGTCCCAAAGTCTTTCGCAAGCAAACCCCAACTTGCTCGTTATCTCGAATCGGATTTCCCTGGCATGGATGCTGATGcattctttgcttcttttagCTGGAAGGTTCCAGCTCTCTTCCAGCCTGCAAATAAAG TTGATGCTGCGTCTCTTTTTGAGGAGACACCGAAGGAAGTACAGACTGAGGTTGGCCAGAATGATGAGAATGCTCAGGATGGGAAAGGAAATTCTCGATACAGccaaaggaagagaaagcCAATGCCGACGCCACAAACTTATGAACCTGTTGAAGCGAAACCAAAATCAACTCCCCGAGGTAGcagcaacaagaagaagaaaggagccACAACTCCGGCTACTGGACCTCAATCCtctaccaaaccaaaaccatctCGACAATCAGGAAGACGTACCTCGATCCAGCAGCGCGGTGGTGCTGTGGACTTGAACTTCCTGAATGAGGAGGAGAGTGAACCTGCTACTGCACCAAAGACTAgtaacaagagaaagaagcgTGGAGTTAActatgaggaagaagatgtttctATTCCCCATATTTATGTCTCTCCTATGAATGGGGTCCTCGCTGTCTCACACTCGCCTATCGATGTTAACCCGGAAGAGTTTGATAGCTATCTGAACTCTCTTGATAACTTGATGCAGCAACCTCCAGAAGAGGTTGGGCGAGACTCGTCTGTTCTTGTTAGTGTAAGCTCTCCAATGAGAGAATACGAATGGGCTGAAGCCCGAATGAAGATCTCATCTCTCCTGGAGAAGGATTTTACTACTTTGTTCCTCTCCAAGGACGCAGCAGAGATAGCAGCATTAGCAACTAAACTAAGGAAAGATCCAAACCTTACTGCTGAAGAGATAGTTAGGTTGAAGCTGATGGAAGAGATTCCGACCTTCAGCGAAGTGTTCCAAGAGAACAAAGGGGTGATTGAAGAAGCAGATAGGTTCTTCTCTGCTCTGGAACTCAACAAAGCCAAGGTAGCATCGCTTAAATACGAATACAGCGACCTGAAGGAAAAACTAGGAAGTATCCAAATGGAAGTAGACACAAACTCTGAGACAATCCGTCAAATCGATGACCAAATCGCTCAACTTCAAGCCAGACGGTCTGAATTGAAGCGGTACATCGGGACcaaggagaaagagagggtTGATCTAAGCTATGGTCAAAAAATGGTAGCGAACTCAATCCCGAAAGTCGTACAGGAAGTTCAATCAGCTAATTTGAAGAAGCCTGAATGGGAATGCAAGAAAGACAATGCGCTTAAACGTGAAGCAGAGATCCTCTCTAAATTCACTCCTCTCAAAGGCTTCTTCCTCTAA
- a CDS encoding NAD(P)H-quinone oxidoreductase subunit, putative (DUF581) (Protein of unknown function (DUF581); CONTAINS InterPro DOMAIN/s: Protein of unknown function DUF581 (InterPro:IPR007650); BEST Arabidopsis thaliana protein match is: Protein of unknown function (DUF581) (TAIR:AT3G63210.1); Has 558 Blast hits to 549 proteins in 19 species: Archae - 0; Bacteria - 0; Metazoa - 0; Fungi - 0; Plants - 558; Viruses - 0; Other Eukaryotes - 0 (source: NCBI BLink).), with protein MLKKRSRSKQALMAETNQSQNQKQSKTTPFPRLFTAFSSFKSFTENDAVASPTSILDTKPFSVLKNPFGSDNPKTQEPETRLKLEPKRIGLAIVDSLIQDETPEPGPRSGTILFGSQLRIRVPDSPISSSDFGIKTRNSQPETKKPGSESGLGSPRIISGYFPASDMELSEDYTCVTCHGPNPRTIHIFDNCIVESQPGVVFFRSSDPVNESDSDYSPPDSFLSCCCNCKKSLGPRDDIFMYRGDRAFCSSECRSIEMMMSEENDTK; from the exons ATGCTaaagaagagatcaagaagCAAGCAAGCTTTAATGGCGGAAACAAACCAGAGTCAGaatcagaaacagagtaaaacgacgccgtttccGAGGCTCTTCACAGCTTTTAGTAGCTTTAAAAGCTTCACTGAAAACGACGCCGTCGCGAGTCCAACTTCAATTCTCGACACCAAacctttctctgttttgaaaaACCCATTTGGATCCGATAACCCGAAAACCCAAGAACCCGAAACCCGTCTCAAACTCGAACCCAAAAGAATCGGACTCGCCATTGTCGATTCTCTAATCCAAGACGAAACACCCGAACCCGGACCGAGATCCGGGACAATTCTATTCGGGTCTCAGCTTCGGATCCGGGTCCCGGATTCTCCGATTTCCTCGTCGGATTTCGGGATCAAAACGAGGAATTCTCAACCGGAGACGAAGAAACCGGGTTCCGAGTCGGGTCTTGGGTCTCCCAGAATCATCTCCGGCTATTTCCCGGCGAGCGATATGGAGTTATCGGAGGATTACACATGCGTGACGTGTCACGGGCCTAACCCGAGAACCATTCATATATTCGATAACTGTATCGTTGAGAGCCAACCCGGCGTCGTTTTCTTCCGGAGCTCCGACCCGGTTAATGAATCGGATTCGGATTATTCCCCACCCGACAGTTTTCTCAGTTGTTGCTGTAACTGTAAGAAGAGTCTTGGGCCTCGTGATGACATTTTCATGTACAG GGGAGATAGAGCTTTCTGTAGCAGTGAATGCAGGTCCatagagatgatgatgtcAGAGGAAAATGATACTAAAtga
- a CDS encoding Pre-rRNA-processing protein TSR2, conserved region (Pre-rRNA-processing protein TSR2, conserved region; CONTAINS InterPro DOMAIN/s: Pre-rRNA-processing protein TSR2, conserved region (InterPro:IPR019398); BEST Arabidopsis thaliana protein match is: Pre-rRNA-processing protein TSR2, conserved region (TAIR:AT5G27990.1); Has 206 Blast hits to 206 proteins in 102 species: Archae - 0; Bacteria - 0; Metazoa - 55; Fungi - 70; Plants - 52; Viruses - 0; Other Eukaryotes - 29 (source: NCBI BLink).) — translation MGTGGITSNAHVVSPTWHHKHVPPMDDDSVLQRDIGELLSRWGGLQMAVKNQWGGHDSLKKSQELAHNLFHLISQSNVITVEEIENLLHESLLLSFNTEIEDGSIEEVAEQLMILHEEHLRGTL, via the exons ATGGGAACTGGTGGAATAACGTCCAACGCTCACGTGGTCTCTCCCACGTGGCATCACAAGCACGTGCCTCCTATGGATGACGACTCTGTTCTTCAAAGAGACATCGGAGAGCTTCTTTCACGGTGGGGCGGGCTTCAAATGGCCGTAAAGAACCAGTGGGGAGGCCATGATTCTCTCAAGAAATCTCAAGAGCTAGCTCACAATCTTTTTCATCTCATCTCTCAATCAAATG TGATTACGGTGGAAGAAATAGAGAATTTGCTACATGAAAgcttgcttctttctttcaacaCAGAGATTGAAGATGGCAGCATTGAAGAG GTAGCTGAACAATTGATGATACTCCATGAAGAACATTTACGTGGGACTCTTTAA